A stretch of the Deltaproteobacteria bacterium genome encodes the following:
- the rfaQ gene encoding putative lipopolysaccharide heptosyltransferase III: MHQPLLKATKILIIKLRYIGDTLTLYPVIHTLYKEAPGIRVDVMIHKGTEEVLAHHPGIGRLWLYDRKKVKNSLISSIRYHIKLLKQLRSEKYDLVIDYSHGDRAAFLSLMTGAPERVTYTRSSRLSRLFMNRMIQADPFRYHIVDYQLLALRLLGIERFERTMGIVIPAHVEKRVEVLIKGSGLSPEGLKAAAIHPGARGRLRQWRPERFAEIARRLRESYGVKIFLIGGPDEEGIVREVERHMGFSPAFSSTRLTLLEMAALFKRCRLFVGNDSAPAHIASAVDCPSVTLFGPTFPHMWRPYSPVGEVIFKNPPCCGCRQVKCVRPDNPCMDLIQVDEVWRKIKGLLELF, translated from the coding sequence TTGCACCAACCACTTTTAAAGGCAACGAAGATCCTTATCATAAAGCTTAGGTATATCGGGGACACCTTGACCCTGTACCCCGTAATTCACACCCTCTATAAAGAAGCCCCTGGGATTCGCGTTGATGTGATGATACACAAGGGTACGGAAGAGGTCTTAGCGCATCATCCCGGAATCGGCAGGTTATGGCTTTACGATCGAAAGAAAGTAAAGAATAGCCTAATATCATCAATAAGATACCATATAAAGTTATTAAAACAGTTGAGGTCAGAAAAGTATGACCTGGTCATCGATTATTCCCACGGTGACCGGGCGGCCTTTCTATCCCTGATGACCGGTGCCCCCGAGCGGGTGACTTATACCCGGTCGAGCCGCCTCTCCCGCCTTTTCATGAATCGTATGATTCAGGCGGATCCTTTCCGCTATCATATCGTAGATTATCAACTCCTGGCCCTTCGGCTCCTGGGAATCGAGCGTTTTGAAAGAACCATGGGGATCGTGATCCCCGCCCATGTCGAGAAAAGGGTAGAGGTGTTGATCAAGGGATCTGGTCTGTCTCCCGAGGGCCTCAAAGCAGCGGCCATTCATCCGGGGGCACGAGGAAGGTTGAGGCAATGGAGGCCGGAGCGTTTTGCAGAAATCGCAAGACGTCTAAGAGAATCTTACGGGGTAAAGATTTTTCTTATCGGCGGACCGGACGAAGAAGGGATCGTCAGGGAAGTAGAGAGGCACATGGGGTTTTCTCCGGCCTTCAGCTCGACACGTTTGACGCTTCTCGAGATGGCCGCATTGTTCAAAAGGTGCCGCTTGTTCGTGGGAAATGATTCCGCGCCCGCACACATCGCATCCGCGGTGGATTGTCCGAGTGTCACCCTTTTCGGGCCCACTTTTCCCCACATGTGGCGTCCTTACAGCCCGGTGGGAGAAGTTATTTTCAAAAACCCGCCTTGTTGCGGCTGTCGCCAAGTGAAGTGTGTCCGACCGGATAACCCGTGCATGGATCTTATCCAAGTGGATGAGGTGTGGAGGAAAATTAAAGGCCTACTTGAACTTTTTTAG